A stretch of DNA from Oryza brachyantha chromosome 4, ObraRS2, whole genome shotgun sequence:
AAACTTGATAATGTTTGCCTTGAGCACGCCGAGTGGTACCGTGATAATGCAGGCATCAGCAGAGTAGCTTGTTCCATCTTCTGTGGTGACCGTCACACCATTGAATTGGCGGGTGATTTTGGTTACCCTGAAGATTTAGCAGTTGAAATGGTGAGTAAGCAAAATTGTTTAGCAACAGAATTTCGTGGCTCCAAAATACACAGAAATGGAACTCTTTCACATATTGACATTAATTCTTGTGTTGTATGCTCGGGAGGTAAAAGGAACACACCTTTGATTAAGTCGGATATCAAGACCTTGTGAAAGAGCCTGAATTATAGGATAGTATCCATTCACCATCAGACCATGGCCACCAGTAAGAACATGCTCCTGTATATGAAAGAGGAATTATAACATAACTAAGACCACAAACAATTCAATGTAATTTGACAGTTTGTTCACCAAGCAAACTAATTTCACTACGAAAATATGCAGTGTGCTAATATAATATAGGTTGATTTGGGCTAACCTGATCCCAGTTTTTCAGAGATATTTCATCAGCATCTGCAGCAAACCATGCCTCCAGCCGACAAACACACCATTGCAAGACCTGATCATCTATCCCTTGTAGCCTAGAAAGAATGGTTAACCACATTAGTCAACCTCTCATGATGCATGTTAGGAATTTATGAAGTGTGTCGTGAGTAGATTGACAACATGGTACTGTTAAGTGAATGTACATACTTCAGATGGGGGTGCCTCTCGAGCACAATTGAGATTGCCTGTAGAAGGGGCATGTCATGTTCTTGCTCATCACGCACTTTCACTGTCTGCCATGGAACAGAAATTAGATAGTGGGCTAAAAATGCTCTTCAAAAGGCACCAAAAGTATAAATGAGTTATATATACCTCATCAAGAATTCTTTCAAATGTTTCTTCAACTTTAGTAACTGTCTCCTTTGAGACCTGATGACCAGCCTTATCAAAGAGTGCATAACTGTAATAGAATCAATTAACAGACATGTTGTAAGAATCAAGAACAGTGAGGATCggtaaagaaaaacataagattAAGAGCTAAAAGATGACCTTTCTAAATCATGATCGTAAAGAATAGAGTTGTCGCCACTGGTGCGATACAATCTCAGCCCAAGATAGCCAATCAATGGTGCCAAGGAATTCTCATTACACACGCCATGGAGCctggatttttaaaataaacagtaGGTAAAAGCTTATAAGGACAGAATCTAAAGTGGATTTCTCACACTAGCAAATTCAGGGTAAGACTGACCATGAGGCTCCCATATCAATTGGGCACCCAAAAGAGTAGTCGGTATGGACACGACCACCGACCCGATCTCTTGACTCCAAAACAGTCACCTCAAACGAAGCATTGGAGAGAGCACGAGCTGCTGCAAGCCCCGAGATGCCCCCACCAATCACAATGACGGATGGAGGTGAAACACATCGCCTTTCAATTGTCGGAAGAAGAAGGCCTGAACCAAATGTTTTCAGCTATCAGGTATGAAGAATCATTCTTTAAGATGATAGAAACATAAGTAAACAAAGTCTCAATGAAGAATCATTCTTTAAGGTGATGGAGTCATGAGTGAACAATGTCTCATTGAGCATCCTGCATCCAGCTCCTAATTATAAACAATACTttaaatactactactaccaacCAGCTAGCTAACCAATCAGTATCCCAACTactcttctaaaatttaatctgTTCCTTATAAAAAAGGGGAATCTTTACCAATTTGTACCCAATTactcttctaaaatttatgaattttactTACAAAAAAACTAACCCTAAAATACAATATTACTTACCAATACCCATTTGTACCCAATTACTCTTCTaaattccataaaaaaaagtactaaaatttggtTATGTTTCATACCTCCAGTTTTGAGGCCATTGGGATCCATAGCCGCCACAGCCGGAGccgaagaaaaagaggaagaggaggatgagCACGAAGAGGAAGGTCCTTCCGACCCCGTACACGCAACCGCGAAGACGAACCCGATTGTTTACAAGagattactactactactactggaATTACAATTAATACTACTACGTATGGGAATCGAGATGAAGAACATGAACACGAGGAGACCGTCctggcggcggctggcggcggagcagcggcGGTCCGCGAAGCAGCTCATAACCCTATCTGGCTCCAAACCGGCAAACGCAAGGTGCTCCcgttcccctcccctcccctcccgatCCTCACCACACCAAGCGAGAGCGCGAGGCGGCGATCGCTTCTCCGCGCGAGGCTGCGGTGTTGGGTTTGATCTGGTTGGCGCGAGGCTGTGATTTTTGGGGTTTGGTATGAGGTTGAGTTGggaaggagaagagagagcgGGGCGTGCGGCGTGCCTTAtatggaggggaggaggaggaggaggcgacgacACGGAATCCGGCTCCGCCTTCGCTTGCGCTGCCGCGTTTGGCTCCCGGCCAAGTGGGCCCAAACTTGGGGTTTGGATGTATTTTTAGTACGTCggcagcttttttttttcttttttatcgtcgtgagttaaaaaaattttagtgtaaaattttgatatatcaaAGTATGTATATAATGTATCTTAAAgtaataaacttttacataaaaaatatagtatcttgagatatttttcaagtatgataaaaaactctttttttatctttccttttcttgttaCCAAAAGAATTTAGTTTCGTTTATGAGAGgagaagaaatatttttataggaaaaactTTCTCAAAATTTCAGTTTTGGGGGCTTAAGTCCCTAGCTATTCTGCTGTAGTTATAAATGGGGAACGTATTATGTGCACACAACTACACAAACTTTATGTATACACCAACTAACAAATATCatcaaaaattctataaaaaattatacatgtacTTCCACAATGAGACCTATGTGAAAAGtatcaactttaaaatcatTACATTTTAGCCgtaataaacaataaaaaatataacataatttaagagtataaatttgtaaaaaaaattgaaaattttgaagttgataCTTTATACATAGACGTAATACTATTGACaatacatgtataattttttttaattcttggTGACATGCCTTACTCGGTGTGCACGGAAAACTCATATCCATAAAGGCATAAATTAGGGTTCACCGAACCATTTATGGAGGTGATGCCATTGCTGAGTGGTAGCACAATTACCACCCAAAACTAAACTGTGATGAATTTAAtctccaaaattttaaattttaaatccgCGATAGGGACTGTTTTGCCATGGTTACCACACAATTAAAGCGAAAACCGTTGCTAGTTGAACTGAGGGaatgttgaaaatatatgGAAGCGACGATTTGGAGCGAAAAATCTCTCATTGAACCAATGAAATTTTGAACTCTGATGGATTTCATCTAAATGAAATCATCGGTTACCGCTACGGCGCCCAAGCGGTGAGCCCGGTTACCTCAGTAACTATGGCGGCAATATCTATAACTTAAGCTATATTTAGTATTGCGGTAAATTTGCTATCAAATCCGTAGTGTTCTAATACCTCGtctatttatagttttataacagatttcacattaaatttataattttgtgatagaCTGAGTAATATTTATAGCATTAAATCTGCACTTtgatttttgtgaaatttactcaaatatttttaggggAGAAAGAATTAACGTATCAGTGGGTTTTGTGGCTATTATATGTTGATGCTAAAGAATAGAATGAGCATTGCAAATTGCGGCAGCAGATGTTACAGTGGAATGAATGCCTTTGATATGGTTCACTCGATCGTCGAATTGTTCCCGAATGTGCAGGGTTTGTGTCGTACCCGTATGGTTTACTGTTAGTGGAGATCTATGTAAGAAAGTAAAGGAAGAAAACTCTGCATGATTGTGACCATTAAACTGCAACCAGCTTGTATCTACAACGTATCCAAATGGCCAAATGGGGCAATAACCAAGTTCGATTAGACGATTACTGCAATACAGCAACCTCCAGTCTCAAAGCAAACACTGACTAAAACAAATTCAGGAGT
This window harbors:
- the LOC102711526 gene encoding polyamine oxidase 4 — its product is MDPNGLKTGGLLLPTIERRCVSPPSVIVIGGGISGLAAARALSNASFEVTVLESRDRVGGRVHTDYSFGCPIDMGASWLHGVCNENSLAPLIGYLGLRLYRTSGDNSILYDHDLESYALFDKAGHQVSKETVTKVEETFERILDETVKVRDEQEHDMPLLQAISIVLERHPHLKLQGIDDQVLQWCVCRLEAWFAADADEISLKNWDQEHVLTGGHGLMVNGYYPIIQALSQGLDIRLNQRVTKITRQFNGVTVTTEDGTSYSADACIITVPLGVLKANIIKFEPELPAWKSSAIADLGVGIENKIAMHFDTVFWPNVEVLGMVGPTPKACGYFLNLHKATGNPVLVYMAAGRFAQEVEKLSDKEAVDLIMSHLKKMLPDATEPTKYLVSRWGSDPNSLGSYSCDLVGKPADVSARFAAPVENLYFAGEAASADHSGSVHGAYSSGLATADDCRKRILMQKGIPDLVQVKAYEEMAGVIAPLQICRT